A DNA window from Gasterosteus aculeatus chromosome 16, fGasAcu3.hap1.1, whole genome shotgun sequence contains the following coding sequences:
- the hao2 gene encoding 2-Hydroxyacid oxidase 2 isoform X2, whose amino-acid sequence MNACNQEGGRCAEMAMVCLTDFEAYAKEHLSKATWDYYAAGADECCTRDDNLLAYKRIRLRPRVLRDVSASDTRTTVQGTEISFPVGIAPTAFHCLAWHEGEVATARAAEALDTCYITSTYSTCSVEEIAAAAPGGYRWFQLYVYRDRKLSEQIVQRVEALGYKALVLTVDVPYTGKRRNDIRNQFKLPPHLKVKNFDGVFQEAAAPEDYGIPANTLDPSISWKDVYWLQSITRLPIIIKGILTKEDAELAVEHGVQGVVVSNHGGRQLDGGPASIDALTEIVDTVQGRIEIYVDGGVRTGSDVLKALALGARCVFIGRPAVWGLAYKGEEGLREVLQILNDEFRLSMALSGCRNVAEINRNLIQLSRL is encoded by the exons GGAGGGGGGCCGCTGTGCAGAGATGGCTATGGTTTGCCTCACAGACTTTGAGGCGTACGCGAAGGAGCATCTCTCCAAGGCCACCTGGGATTACTACGCCGCCGGGGCGGACGAGTGCTGCACCAGGGACGACAACCTGCTGGCCTACAAAAG GATCCGCCTGAGGCCTCGCGTCCTGCGGGACGTGTCGGCGAGCGACACGCGCACCACGGTGCAGGGCACCGAGATCAGCTTCCCGGTCGGCATCGCGCCCACCGCCTTCCACTGCCTGGCGTGGCACGAAGGGGAGGTGGCCACGGCTCGGG CCGCCGAGGCCCTCGACACCTGCTACATCACCAGCACCTACTCCACCTGCTCGGTGGAGGAGatcgcggcggcggcgccgggcGGCTACCGCTGGTTCCAGCTCTACGTGTACCGGGACCGCAAGCTGTCGGAGCAGATCGTGCAGCGCGTGGAGGCGCTGGGCTACAAGGCGCTGGTCCTCACCGTGGACGTGCCTTACACCGGCAAGCGCCGCAACGACATCCGCAACCAGTTCAAGCTGCCGCCGCACCTCAAGGTCAAGAACTTTGACGGAGTGTTCCAG GAGGCCGCCGCCCCGGAGGACTACGGCATCCCGGCCAACACCCTGGACCCGTCCATCAGCTGGAAGGACGTGTACTGGCTGCAGTCCATCACCCGCCTGCCCATCATCATCAAGGGGATCCTGACCAAGGAGGACGCCGAGCTGGCCGTGGAGCACGGCGTGCAGGGCGTCGTCGTGTCCAACCACGGGGGGCGGCAGCTGGACGGGGGCCCGGCCTCG ATCGACGCCCTGACGGAGATCGTGGACACGGTGCAGGGGAGGATCGAGATCTACGTGGACGGAGGCGTCCGGACAGGTAGCGACGTGCTGAAGGCGCTGGCCTTGGGAGCCAGGTGTGTTTTCATCGGACGTCCAGCGGTGTGGGGCCTCGCGTACAAG GGAGAAGAAGGACTGAGGGAAGTTCTGCAAATCCTAAACGATGAGTTCCGTCTGTCCATGGCCCTATCAG GCTGCAGGAACGTGGCGGAGATCAACAGGAACCTCATTCAGCTCTCCAGACTGTGA
- the hao2 gene encoding 2-Hydroxyacid oxidase 2 isoform X1, producing MNACNQEGGRCAEMAMVCLTDFEAYAKEHLSKATWDYYAAGADECCTRDDNLLAYKRIRLRPRVLRDVSASDTRTTVQGTEISFPVGIAPTAFHCLAWHEGEVATARAAEALDTCYITSTYSTCSVEEIAAAAPGGYRWFQLYVYRDRKLSEQIVQRVEALGYKALVLTVDVPYTGKRRNDIRNQFKLPPHLKVKNFDGVFQQEAAAPEDYGIPANTLDPSISWKDVYWLQSITRLPIIIKGILTKEDAELAVEHGVQGVVVSNHGGRQLDGGPASIDALTEIVDTVQGRIEIYVDGGVRTGSDVLKALALGARCVFIGRPAVWGLAYKGEEGLREVLQILNDEFRLSMALSGCRNVAEINRNLIQLSRL from the exons GGAGGGGGGCCGCTGTGCAGAGATGGCTATGGTTTGCCTCACAGACTTTGAGGCGTACGCGAAGGAGCATCTCTCCAAGGCCACCTGGGATTACTACGCCGCCGGGGCGGACGAGTGCTGCACCAGGGACGACAACCTGCTGGCCTACAAAAG GATCCGCCTGAGGCCTCGCGTCCTGCGGGACGTGTCGGCGAGCGACACGCGCACCACGGTGCAGGGCACCGAGATCAGCTTCCCGGTCGGCATCGCGCCCACCGCCTTCCACTGCCTGGCGTGGCACGAAGGGGAGGTGGCCACGGCTCGGG CCGCCGAGGCCCTCGACACCTGCTACATCACCAGCACCTACTCCACCTGCTCGGTGGAGGAGatcgcggcggcggcgccgggcGGCTACCGCTGGTTCCAGCTCTACGTGTACCGGGACCGCAAGCTGTCGGAGCAGATCGTGCAGCGCGTGGAGGCGCTGGGCTACAAGGCGCTGGTCCTCACCGTGGACGTGCCTTACACCGGCAAGCGCCGCAACGACATCCGCAACCAGTTCAAGCTGCCGCCGCACCTCAAGGTCAAGAACTTTGACGGAGTGTTCCAG CAGGAGGCCGCCGCCCCGGAGGACTACGGCATCCCGGCCAACACCCTGGACCCGTCCATCAGCTGGAAGGACGTGTACTGGCTGCAGTCCATCACCCGCCTGCCCATCATCATCAAGGGGATCCTGACCAAGGAGGACGCCGAGCTGGCCGTGGAGCACGGCGTGCAGGGCGTCGTCGTGTCCAACCACGGGGGGCGGCAGCTGGACGGGGGCCCGGCCTCG ATCGACGCCCTGACGGAGATCGTGGACACGGTGCAGGGGAGGATCGAGATCTACGTGGACGGAGGCGTCCGGACAGGTAGCGACGTGCTGAAGGCGCTGGCCTTGGGAGCCAGGTGTGTTTTCATCGGACGTCCAGCGGTGTGGGGCCTCGCGTACAAG GGAGAAGAAGGACTGAGGGAAGTTCTGCAAATCCTAAACGATGAGTTCCGTCTGTCCATGGCCCTATCAG GCTGCAGGAACGTGGCGGAGATCAACAGGAACCTCATTCAGCTCTCCAGACTGTGA
- the hao2 gene encoding 2-Hydroxyacid oxidase 2 isoform X5 translates to MNACNQEGGRCAEMAMVCLTDFEAYAKEHLSKATWDYYAAGADECCTRDDNLLAYKRIRLRPRVLRDVSASDTRTTVQGTEISFPVGIAPTAFHCLAWHEGEVATARAAEALDTCYITSTYSTCSVEEIAAAAPGGYRWFQLYVYRDRKLSEQIVQRVEALGYKALVLTVDVPYTGKRRNDIRNQFKLPPHLKVKNFDGVFQIDALTEIVDTVQGRIEIYVDGGVRTGSDVLKALALGARCVFIGRPAVWGLAYKGEEGLREVLQILNDEFRLSMALSGCRNVAEINRNLIQLSRL, encoded by the exons GGAGGGGGGCCGCTGTGCAGAGATGGCTATGGTTTGCCTCACAGACTTTGAGGCGTACGCGAAGGAGCATCTCTCCAAGGCCACCTGGGATTACTACGCCGCCGGGGCGGACGAGTGCTGCACCAGGGACGACAACCTGCTGGCCTACAAAAG GATCCGCCTGAGGCCTCGCGTCCTGCGGGACGTGTCGGCGAGCGACACGCGCACCACGGTGCAGGGCACCGAGATCAGCTTCCCGGTCGGCATCGCGCCCACCGCCTTCCACTGCCTGGCGTGGCACGAAGGGGAGGTGGCCACGGCTCGGG CCGCCGAGGCCCTCGACACCTGCTACATCACCAGCACCTACTCCACCTGCTCGGTGGAGGAGatcgcggcggcggcgccgggcGGCTACCGCTGGTTCCAGCTCTACGTGTACCGGGACCGCAAGCTGTCGGAGCAGATCGTGCAGCGCGTGGAGGCGCTGGGCTACAAGGCGCTGGTCCTCACCGTGGACGTGCCTTACACCGGCAAGCGCCGCAACGACATCCGCAACCAGTTCAAGCTGCCGCCGCACCTCAAGGTCAAGAACTTTGACGGAGTGTTCCAG ATCGACGCCCTGACGGAGATCGTGGACACGGTGCAGGGGAGGATCGAGATCTACGTGGACGGAGGCGTCCGGACAGGTAGCGACGTGCTGAAGGCGCTGGCCTTGGGAGCCAGGTGTGTTTTCATCGGACGTCCAGCGGTGTGGGGCCTCGCGTACAAG GGAGAAGAAGGACTGAGGGAAGTTCTGCAAATCCTAAACGATGAGTTCCGTCTGTCCATGGCCCTATCAG GCTGCAGGAACGTGGCGGAGATCAACAGGAACCTCATTCAGCTCTCCAGACTGTGA
- the hao2 gene encoding 2-Hydroxyacid oxidase 2 isoform X4, whose product MAMVCLTDFEAYAKEHLSKATWDYYAAGADECCTRDDNLLAYKRIRLRPRVLRDVSASDTRTTVQGTEISFPVGIAPTAFHCLAWHEGEVATARAAEALDTCYITSTYSTCSVEEIAAAAPGGYRWFQLYVYRDRKLSEQIVQRVEALGYKALVLTVDVPYTGKRRNDIRNQFKLPPHLKVKNFDGVFQEAAAPEDYGIPANTLDPSISWKDVYWLQSITRLPIIIKGILTKEDAELAVEHGVQGVVVSNHGGRQLDGGPASIDALTEIVDTVQGRIEIYVDGGVRTGSDVLKALALGARCVFIGRPAVWGLAYKGEEGLREVLQILNDEFRLSMALSGCRNVAEINRNLIQLSRL is encoded by the exons ATGGCTATGGTTTGCCTCACAGACTTTGAGGCGTACGCGAAGGAGCATCTCTCCAAGGCCACCTGGGATTACTACGCCGCCGGGGCGGACGAGTGCTGCACCAGGGACGACAACCTGCTGGCCTACAAAAG GATCCGCCTGAGGCCTCGCGTCCTGCGGGACGTGTCGGCGAGCGACACGCGCACCACGGTGCAGGGCACCGAGATCAGCTTCCCGGTCGGCATCGCGCCCACCGCCTTCCACTGCCTGGCGTGGCACGAAGGGGAGGTGGCCACGGCTCGGG CCGCCGAGGCCCTCGACACCTGCTACATCACCAGCACCTACTCCACCTGCTCGGTGGAGGAGatcgcggcggcggcgccgggcGGCTACCGCTGGTTCCAGCTCTACGTGTACCGGGACCGCAAGCTGTCGGAGCAGATCGTGCAGCGCGTGGAGGCGCTGGGCTACAAGGCGCTGGTCCTCACCGTGGACGTGCCTTACACCGGCAAGCGCCGCAACGACATCCGCAACCAGTTCAAGCTGCCGCCGCACCTCAAGGTCAAGAACTTTGACGGAGTGTTCCAG GAGGCCGCCGCCCCGGAGGACTACGGCATCCCGGCCAACACCCTGGACCCGTCCATCAGCTGGAAGGACGTGTACTGGCTGCAGTCCATCACCCGCCTGCCCATCATCATCAAGGGGATCCTGACCAAGGAGGACGCCGAGCTGGCCGTGGAGCACGGCGTGCAGGGCGTCGTCGTGTCCAACCACGGGGGGCGGCAGCTGGACGGGGGCCCGGCCTCG ATCGACGCCCTGACGGAGATCGTGGACACGGTGCAGGGGAGGATCGAGATCTACGTGGACGGAGGCGTCCGGACAGGTAGCGACGTGCTGAAGGCGCTGGCCTTGGGAGCCAGGTGTGTTTTCATCGGACGTCCAGCGGTGTGGGGCCTCGCGTACAAG GGAGAAGAAGGACTGAGGGAAGTTCTGCAAATCCTAAACGATGAGTTCCGTCTGTCCATGGCCCTATCAG GCTGCAGGAACGTGGCGGAGATCAACAGGAACCTCATTCAGCTCTCCAGACTGTGA
- the hao2 gene encoding 2-Hydroxyacid oxidase 2 isoform X3: protein MAMVCLTDFEAYAKEHLSKATWDYYAAGADECCTRDDNLLAYKRIRLRPRVLRDVSASDTRTTVQGTEISFPVGIAPTAFHCLAWHEGEVATARAAEALDTCYITSTYSTCSVEEIAAAAPGGYRWFQLYVYRDRKLSEQIVQRVEALGYKALVLTVDVPYTGKRRNDIRNQFKLPPHLKVKNFDGVFQQEAAAPEDYGIPANTLDPSISWKDVYWLQSITRLPIIIKGILTKEDAELAVEHGVQGVVVSNHGGRQLDGGPASIDALTEIVDTVQGRIEIYVDGGVRTGSDVLKALALGARCVFIGRPAVWGLAYKGEEGLREVLQILNDEFRLSMALSGCRNVAEINRNLIQLSRL from the exons ATGGCTATGGTTTGCCTCACAGACTTTGAGGCGTACGCGAAGGAGCATCTCTCCAAGGCCACCTGGGATTACTACGCCGCCGGGGCGGACGAGTGCTGCACCAGGGACGACAACCTGCTGGCCTACAAAAG GATCCGCCTGAGGCCTCGCGTCCTGCGGGACGTGTCGGCGAGCGACACGCGCACCACGGTGCAGGGCACCGAGATCAGCTTCCCGGTCGGCATCGCGCCCACCGCCTTCCACTGCCTGGCGTGGCACGAAGGGGAGGTGGCCACGGCTCGGG CCGCCGAGGCCCTCGACACCTGCTACATCACCAGCACCTACTCCACCTGCTCGGTGGAGGAGatcgcggcggcggcgccgggcGGCTACCGCTGGTTCCAGCTCTACGTGTACCGGGACCGCAAGCTGTCGGAGCAGATCGTGCAGCGCGTGGAGGCGCTGGGCTACAAGGCGCTGGTCCTCACCGTGGACGTGCCTTACACCGGCAAGCGCCGCAACGACATCCGCAACCAGTTCAAGCTGCCGCCGCACCTCAAGGTCAAGAACTTTGACGGAGTGTTCCAG CAGGAGGCCGCCGCCCCGGAGGACTACGGCATCCCGGCCAACACCCTGGACCCGTCCATCAGCTGGAAGGACGTGTACTGGCTGCAGTCCATCACCCGCCTGCCCATCATCATCAAGGGGATCCTGACCAAGGAGGACGCCGAGCTGGCCGTGGAGCACGGCGTGCAGGGCGTCGTCGTGTCCAACCACGGGGGGCGGCAGCTGGACGGGGGCCCGGCCTCG ATCGACGCCCTGACGGAGATCGTGGACACGGTGCAGGGGAGGATCGAGATCTACGTGGACGGAGGCGTCCGGACAGGTAGCGACGTGCTGAAGGCGCTGGCCTTGGGAGCCAGGTGTGTTTTCATCGGACGTCCAGCGGTGTGGGGCCTCGCGTACAAG GGAGAAGAAGGACTGAGGGAAGTTCTGCAAATCCTAAACGATGAGTTCCGTCTGTCCATGGCCCTATCAG GCTGCAGGAACGTGGCGGAGATCAACAGGAACCTCATTCAGCTCTCCAGACTGTGA
- the LOC120833928 gene encoding kelch-like protein 9, with protein sequence MGGAGDDIGGRLSRRLSRLGRHQSRDPPRPAAPPERLPAPPEPPAQQDDWPSPPAPAPAPLPPPMETPPKRPEKATKPKPPPRPLSRLFSGTEHGADVLKGFDAFRADDTLCDVVLVPGDSGDTFPVHRVIMASCSDYFKAMFTGGMREQEMREIKLHGVTKLGLKNIIDFIYTSKVCLDMGNLQDTLEAANFLQVMPVLSFCNQLLSSEITIDNCVEVERIAADLHLEDVQLNIGEFVSQNLSALVESGRYLQLSKTSMAVALSSNSLKGFSEMELYHIARGWLDHDPPSRRCHVHALMRHIRFPLMSPSELMQISQEDEEEGESMMRSDAACVNLLLEASNYQMMPFMQPALQTERTQIRSDDTHILALGGVMRQQLVVSRELRLYDGNTGHWRALKPMEVPRYQHGVALLGGFLFIVGGQSTYDTKGKTAIDSAYRYDPRFDKWLQIASLNEKRTFFHLSMLKGKLYAVGGRNASGEIDTVECYDLRRNEWTNVSNIKEPHYGHAGTVHGDLMYISGGITRDTFQKELWCYDPVADAWARRADMKELRGLHCMCTVGDRLYVMGGNHFRGSSDYDDVLACEFYSPEADQWTVVAAMSRGQSDIGVTVFNGQVYVVGGYSWNSRCMVDIVQRYDPERDEWDRVFNVLEPLGGIRACTMTVHLPEGSVDEAQMPEGPLPTAKS encoded by the exons ATGGG GGGGGCGGGAGACGACATCGGGGGGAGGCTGAGCCGCAGGCTGTCCCGCCTCGGCAGGCATCAGTCCAGGGATCCACCGAGGCCTGCTGCTCCGCCCGAGAGACTTCCTGCTCCGCCCGAGCCGCCGGCtcagcaag ATGACTGGCCTTCTCCACCGGCCCCGGCCCCGgctcctctccccccacccATGGAAACGCCACCTAAGCGCCCAGAAAAAGCCACAAAGCCCAAACCTCCCCCCCGGCCGCTGTCCAGGCTGTTCAGCGGCACGGAGCACGGAGCAGATGTGTTGAAG GGCTTTGATGCTTTTCGGGCAGACGACACCCTCTGTGACGTCGTCTTGGTCCCCGGGGACAGCGGGGACACTTTCCCCGTCCACAGAGTCATCATGGCTTCCTGTAGCGACTATTTCAAGGCGATGTTCACAG GAGGCATGAGGGAACAGGAGATGAGAGAGATCAAGCTGCACGGGGTCACTAAGTTGGGTTTAAAGAACATCATAGACTTCATTTACACATCCAAAGTGTGCCTGGACATGGGGAATCTCCAGGACACTCTGGAGGCTGCAAACTTCCTGCAGGTCATGCCCGTCCTGAGCTTCTGCAACCAGCTCCTGAGCAGCGAG ATCACTATTGATAACTGTGTGGAAGTGGAGCGCATCGCCGCAGACCTGCACCTGGAGGACGTCCAGCTGAACATAG GTGAGTTTGTGAGCCAGAACCTCTCGGCGCTGGTGGAGTCCGGCCGCTACCTCCAGCTCTCTAAAACCAGCATGGCCGTGGCGCTGTCCAGCAACTCCCTGAAGGGATTCTCCGAGATGGAGCTCTACCACATCGCCCGGGGATGGCTGGACCACGACCCCCCGAGTCGCCGCTGCCACGTCCACGCCTTGATGCGCCACATTCGCTTCCCGCTGATGAGCCCCAGCGAGCTCATGCAGATCTcccaggaggacgaggaggagggggagtccATGATGCGCTCTGATGCGGCCTGTGtcaacctgctgctggaggccagcAACTACCAGATGATGCCTTTCATGCAGCCGGCCTTGCAGACCGAGCGCACGCAAATCCGCTCCGATGACACCCACATCCTGGCCCTGGGCGGCGTGATGCGGCAGCAGCTGGTGGTGAGCCGCGAGCTGAGGCTGTACGACGGTAACACCGGCCACTGGAGGGCCCTGAAGCCCATGGAGGTGCCGCGGTACCAGCACGGCGTGGCCCTTCTCGGCGGCTTCCTCTTCATCGTTGGAG GCCAGAGCACTTATGACACCAAGGGAAAGACGGCCATCGACAGCGCCTACCGCTACGACCCGCGCTTCGACAAGTGGCTCCAGATCGCCTCGCTCAACGAGAAGAGGACCTTCTTCCACCTCAGCATGCTGAAGGGGAAACTGTACGCAGTCGGGGGAAGGAATGCCTCGGGAGAGATCG ACACGGTGGAGTGCTACGACCTGAGGAGAAACGAGTGGACAAACGTGAGCAACATAAAGGAGCCTCACTACGGACACGCCGGAACGGTTCACGGGGACCTCATGTACATCTCGG GTGGAATCACCCGGGACACCTTCCAGAAGGAGCTGTGGTGCTACGACCCCGTCGCCGACGCGTGGGCCCGCCGCGCCGACATGAAGGAGCTGCGCGGGCTGCACTGCATGTGCAcggtgggggaccggctctacGTGATGGGCGGGAACCACTTCCGGGGCAGCAGCGACTACGACGACGTCCTGGCCTGCGAGTTCTACAGCCCGGAGGCGGACCAGTGGACGGTGGTGGCGGCCATGTCCCGGGGCCAGAGCGACATCGGCGTGACGGTGTTCAACGGGCAGGTCTACGTGGTGGGGGGTTACTCCTGGAACAGCAGGTGCATGGTGGACATCGTGCAGCGGTACGACCCGGAGCGGGACGAGTGGGACCGCGTGTTCAACGTGCTGGAGCCGCTGGGGGGGATTCGAGCGTGCACCATGACGGTCCACCTGCCGGAGGGCTCGGTGGACGAGGCTCAGATGCCGGAGGGCCCGCTGCCTACGGCCAAGAGCTga
- the hsd3b1 gene encoding hydroxy-delta-5-steroid dehydrogenase, 3 beta- and steroid delta-isomerase 1, producing MSLRGEACVVTGAAGFLGQRLVRLLLEEEQAAEIRLLDRRVRPQLLEALEDVRGDTQLSVFEGDIRDGEFLRKSCRGASIVFHVASIIDVKDAVEYGEIHGVNVKGTQLLLEACVQENVASFIYTSTIEVMGPNARGEPVVNGDEDTAYECALKFAYSKTKKEAERRTLQAHGELLRNGGRLATCALRPMYIYGEGCRFLLGHMADGVRNKDVLLRMSRPEARVNPVYVGNVAAAHLQAARGLQDPQKRNAIGGKFYFVSDDTPLVSYSDFNHAVMAPLGFRVQERLMYPLWLLYSFCFLMEVLCGALRPLVRVVPPLSRQLVTMLNTPFSFSYQRARRDLGYAPRYTWEEARRRTTEWLASELPAERQRIRAK from the exons atgtctctgcggGGGGAAGCGTGTGTGGTGACGGGAGCCGCGGGGTTCCTGGGGCAGCGGCTGGtgaggctgctgctggaggaggagcaggccgCTGAGATACGACTGCTGGACCGACGGGTCCGGCCGCAGCTTTTAGAGGCGCTGGAGG ACGTTCGAGGCGACACCCAGCTGAGTGTCTTCGAGGGCGACATCAGAGACGGAGAATTCCTGAGGAAAAGCTGTCGGGGAGCGTCGATCGTGTTCCACGTGGCGTCCATCATCGACGTGAAGGACGCGGTGGAGTACGGCGAGATACACGGGGTCAATGTCAAAG GAACGCAGCTGCTTCTGGAGGCTTGCGTCCAGGAGAACGTGGCGTCCTTCATCTACACCAGCACCATCGAGGTGATGGGACCCAACGCCAGGGGCGAGCCCGTCGTCAACGGCGACGAGGACACGGCGTACGAGTGCGCTCTGAAGTTCGCCTACAGCAAGACCAAGAAGGAGGCCGAGCGGAGGACCCTGCAGGCCCACGGCGAGCTCCTGCGCAACGGCGGCCGACTGGCCACGTGCGCCCTGCGGCCCATGTACATCTACGGCGAGGGCTGCCGCTTCCTGCTGGGCCACATGGCCGACGGGGTACGCAACAAAGACGTGCTGCTCCGCATGTCCCGCCCGGAGGCCCGGGTCAATCCCGTGTACGTGGGCAACGTGgccgcggcccacctgcaggcgGCGCGCGGCCTCCAAGATCCGCAGAAGAGGAACGCCATCGGGGGAAAGTTTTACTTCGTGTCCGACGACACGCCGCTCGTCAGTTACTCGGACTTCAACCACGCGGTGATGGCGCCTCTGGGCTTCCGCGTTCAGGAGAGGCTCATGTACCCGCTGTGGCTCCTCTACTCATTCTGCTTCCTGATGGAGGTGCTGTGCGGCGCGCTGCGGCCTCTGGTGCGCGTGGTGCCGCCGCTGAGCCGGCAGCTCGTCACCATGTTGAACACGCCGTTCAGCTTCTCCTACCAGCGGGCCAGGCGGGACCTGGGTTACGCCCCCAGGTACACCTGGGAGGAGGCCCGCCGACGCACCACCGAGTGGCTCGCCTCGGAGCTGCCGGCGGAGAGGCAGAGAATAAGAGCCAAGTAG
- the pla1a gene encoding phospholipase A1 member A codes for MRRAQGPVLLCRLAVLASLVLGLEASPRDDECADINNTTWSQYRQRRAEQQVRYLLLTRRNQDCAQAFTRQSLTETQQQPSHFNVSRPTKVLVHGYRAMGSKPSWVKQLAGALLRAEDVNVLVVDWVYVASFAYNLVVENYKEVALQISVLINQLQEDGCKLESFHFIGVSLGAHVAGFVGTLFEGKIGRITGLDPAGPMFKGADTYDRLDSSDAQFVDAIHTDSDYFGISIPVGHVDFFLNGGKDQTGCARSRFTSMYGYVICDHMRALHVYMSALNGSCPLVGIPCSSYEHFLQGRCLDCDVFQGTCPTIGATPGRGILVSPMPKEQKLFLLTTSAAPFCSRHFLLQMEVSPLVKSAEVEVTLRTENLTAEKRLRLQTDTTVYRAVLSHPLALCEIDSIQLKNTGARFYRQSEIHVKSVCLSEFPALRREEPLCVNNIHFRRGAPWSHDFVQVCGVV; via the exons ATGCGTCGGGCCCAGGGACCGGTCCTCCTCTGCCGGCTGGCCGTCCTCGCCTCACTGGTGCTGG GTTTAGAGGCAAGTCCCAGAGACGATGAGTGCGCCGACATCAACAACACCACCTGGTCGCAGTACCGGCAGCGCCGAGCGGAGCAGCAGGTCCGGTACCTGCTGCTGACCCGGAGGAACCAGGACTGTGCCCAGGCGTTCACCCGGCAATCTCTCACGGAGACACAGCAGCAACCGTCCCACTTCAACGTCTCCCGCCCGACCAAGGTCCTCGTCCACGGGTACAG GGCGATGGGCAGTAAGCCGTCCTGGGTGAAGCAGCTGGCCGGTGCCCTGCTGAGGGCGGAGGACGTGAACGTGCTGGTGGTGGACTGGGTCTACGTCGCCTCCTTCGCCTACAACCTGGTGGTGGAGAACTACAAGGAGGTGGCTCTGCAGATCTCCGTCCTCATCAACCAGCTGCAG GAAGATGGATGCAAACTGGAGTCCTTTCACTTCATCGGGGTCAGTCTCGGGGCCCACGTCGCTGGCTTCGTGGGGACTCTGTTTGAGGGGAAGATAGGACGGATCACAG GTCTCGACCCGGCGGGGCCGATGTTCAAGGGAGCCGACACCTACGACCGGCTCGACTCCTCCGACGCCCAGTTTGTGGACGCCATCCACACCGACTCCGACT ATTTTGGGATCTCCATCCCGGTGGGTCACGTGGACTTCTTCCTGAATGGAGGAAAGGACCAGACCGGATGTGCTCGCTCCAGGTTCACCTCCA TGTACGGCTATGTGATATGCGACCACATGAGGGCGCTGCACGTCTACATGAGCGCGCTGAACGGCTCCTGCCCGTTGGTCGGGATCCCGTGCTCGAGTTACGAGCACTTCCTGCAGGGACGCTGCTTGGACTGCGACGTCTTCCAGGGGACATGCCCCACCATAG GTGCGACACCGGGCCGCGGGATCCTCGTCTCCCCGATGCCCAAAGAGCAGAAGCTGTTCCTCCTCACGACCTCGGCCGCCCCGTTCTGCT ctcgtcacttcctgctgcagatGGAGGTTTCTCCACTGGTCAAGAGCGCCGAGGTGGAGGTGACCCTGAGGACAGAGAACTTGACAGCAGAGAAGAGACTCAGGCT tcAGACGGACACCACGGTGTACCGGGCGGTGCTGTCCCACCCGCTCGCTCTCTGCGAGATTGACTCCATCCAGCTGAAGAACACCGGAGCTCGGTTCTACAGGCAGTCGGAGATCCACGTCAAGTCCGTCTGCCTCTCAGAGTTCCCGGCGCTCAG GCGGGAGGAGCCGCTGTGCGTGAACAACATCCACTTCAGACGAGGAGCGCCGTGGTCACATGACTTTGTCCAGGTGTGTGGTGTCGTCTAA